Below is a genomic region from Pseudochaenichthys georgianus chromosome 13, fPseGeo1.2, whole genome shotgun sequence.
ggtgctccgtcctgcgcctcaccggtaccctgactccagcgcggtgtggcggcctcgccctggccgtccaccctctgggtacctgactcccctgcctcctccggggggcagttgagaagggttcaatgcctccccggaggatactgttatcccggcaacccgccagcagatgaaaagacccacccctccgcctctccacctcttctgagggacgagggaaccgcgcgggggtctgctggaggctactgccgggtgctccgtcctgcgcctcaccggtaccctgactccagcgcggtgtggcggcctcgccctggccgtccaccctctgggtacctgactcccctgcctcctccggggggcagttgagaagggttcaatgcctccccggaggatactgttatcccggcaacccgccagcagatgaaaagacccacccctccgcctctccacctcttctgagggacgagggaaccgcgcgggggtctgctggaggctactgccgggtgctccgtcctgcgcctcaccgggaccctgactccagcgcggtgtggcggcctcgccctggccgtccaccgtgcgccctctgggtcgtacccgaaactgtcgggtatcctttgggagaatcagactctggaggaacgtgaggggagattacagggatctctgcccgcctaacgagtgcctaaatgggacaccgcaccatgatgcaaatgaaaacaaacacagatttgaaaataagctgagtgcgtctttcgtgagtcttttcacgcttccttcttttttacccacgattctggtgacattttccggtaccgaaatgctcaagaatacaggtcggatggcggtccgttgtccgatctgcaatagctcctaccgtgccctgagcaagcacctacagaggaaccatggtgtgcgtaacttggatgaaagaaaaattctgctgttgttggccaacggacggaccaacattaggctccatccctgtaccattctgggatgcgagtaccacggcacaaggctggatcgccacttggccagagaccatgttgagctggcccgggaggaactacatgtggttcaaaatcaaatgaaaatgacagtggccaagaaggagctttatgaactccgaatgacaaaccccacaatagaaatgattaccgcttgggctgttgacacggtggcagacgacgatatactgtcacaacctccacccttgtccccggtgaatgaatgtgacaacccggactgcaaagaatggaggctggaggctaacgcagtgagggctcagcgggacatatatgctgctgaggtgaaatccctgcgctgcaagttgcagcagaggataaaggacaagcgacagaggatggatcagcgggccggggacatgcccgcgttcgatggggaggaacgagagcgggtcattctgaagaaacgaccccgaccagagtcgacaccaacgaggctgtccaagtcgaaaggtccctcctgcagcaagtctcccattcctgcctgcagcacgtctcccattcccgcctgcagcacgtctcccattcccgcctgcagcaagtcccccactggctctcacacccattcacccagctcctcagagcctgcatccatccataccgaggcctcgtcaacctcccctcccataaattccccctggttccggggcaggggccggggaaatataatgcgggacataacattcccacggatcatgggtaagtgttttggctatgtgacacatgcagtttctgtaacacatcatgtgttgtcattaaagtactgtttatatttcacagaggagtatctgcaaggataccgggagcattatgcaggtatcgacccaccagtgaggctccaggaaaacacagtctccaaactaagcagagtgaagtcgttcctcagtttcatggcacacggtttcaatcgcctgtctgactggctctttttgagggatctcaagaggatacgcgggtggtcccggagcctgatgaagtcaagccttcaggtcacgacctccgacttctacatcaagaatatatcacactttctcaagtacatggccgacacaccgtgcaaggggagcaggctcagccaaacggacatgattttaatcaaacgggaagtagttgccatcctgaagtccctgaagagaaaagtacttatccaccagatgcaagtgaagcgtgacaagatggaaggtctgccgagccacaacgacctaatgacatgcttgacttcgaccaccactcgcatccctcagctcctggatgtgatggccagcaatccgactaccgcgacccggacactgctctatgggtatatgactcttcattggagctgcatttatggccaccgtccgggggtctactccaacatgaccaacgccgaggtccgaaaggcggatacaactggcactgccttcggctacctggttcatgtgagtgctattaatcaatgtatttattctggcagttatatgcatgattgacattgtattgacactctctatctctgtcataacaggtaagtaaccacaagacggccaacgcgttcggggaggcgcagctgtacctcaccgtagaagaatttggatggatgaagaggtggctggaaattaagggtacgctgacctgcacccagagccgttactttctgtacacagaggggaagaacccgttcaggaagcttgcctactccctgaggttggcatgggctgatgtggggctccgcagtcccattaacttcaccgacctccgcacagtccacgccgataatgcgaagaggtttcaagacaaaggcaaccgccaaagagtgagtgatttcatgtgtcacaacactgcaactgcggacaaattttacgcgaatCATCCCTCCATTGGAGGTTTGGGTTGCTGCTAGCTGTGAGGAATGCTGACTATCGGGTGTCTGATGGCGGGCGGTAAAAGCATCCGCAAAAGTAGAACCACCCTCTTTAAGTGTACCATTGTCACGAGAACATTCCTCCATGGAGTTGGGGGTGCTG
It encodes:
- the LOC139434991 gene encoding uncharacterized protein; the encoded protein is MLKNTGRMAVRCPICNSSYRALSKHLQRNHGVRNLDERKILLLLANGRTNIRLHPCTILGCEYHGTRLDRHLARDHVELAREELHVVQNQMKMTVAKKELYELRMTNPTIEMITAWAVDTVADDDILSQPPPLSPVNECDNPDCKEWRLEANAVRAQRDIYAAEVKSLRCKLQQRIKDKRQRMDQRAGDMPAFDGEERERVILKKRPRPESTPTRLSKSKGPSCSKSPIPACSTSPIPACSTSPIPACSKSPTGSHTHSPSSSEPASIHTEASSTSPPINSPWFRGRGRGNIMRDITFPRIMEEYLQGYREHYAGIDPPVRLQENTVSKLSRVKSFLSFMAHGFNRLSDWLFLRDLKRIRGWSRSLMKSSLQVTTSDFYIKNISHFLKYMADTPCKGSRLSQTDMILIKREVVAILKSLKRKVLIHQMQVKRDKMEGLPSHNDLMTCLTSTTTRIPQLLDVMASNPTTATRTLLYGYMTLHWSCIYGHRPGVYSNMTNAEVRKADTTGTAFGYLVHVSNHKTANAFGEAQLYLTVEEFGWMKRWLEIKGTLTCTQSRYFLYTEGKNPFRKLAYSLRLAWADVGLRSPINFTDLRTVHADNAKRFQDKGNRQRVSDFMCHNTATADKFYANHPSIGGLGCC